The following coding sequences lie in one Flavobacterium cyclinae genomic window:
- the purE gene encoding 5-(carboxyamino)imidazole ribonucleotide mutase, with protein MSKVAIIMGSISDMPVMQEAIDILKGFDIETEVDIVSAHRTPEKLFDFSQNAHERGISVIIAGAGGAAHLPGMVASMSPLPVIGVPVKSSNSIDGWDSVLSILQMPGGVPVATVALNGAKNAGILAAQIIGSSDKCVLDKIIAYKEGLKQAVLKASEGLK; from the coding sequence ATGAGCAAAGTAGCAATCATAATGGGAAGCATTTCGGATATGCCGGTAATGCAAGAAGCCATCGACATATTAAAAGGATTTGATATCGAAACTGAAGTTGATATTGTTTCGGCACACAGAACACCTGAAAAATTATTTGATTTTAGTCAAAATGCACACGAAAGAGGCATTTCTGTAATTATTGCTGGTGCTGGTGGCGCAGCTCATTTACCTGGAATGGTAGCTTCTATGTCGCCACTTCCTGTAATTGGCGTTCCTGTAAAATCGAGCAATTCTATTGATGGATGGGATTCGGTTTTATCAATTTTACAAATGCCTGGTGGCGTTCCTGTGGCAACTGTTGCTTTAAACGGAGCTAAAAATGCCGGAATCTTAGCAGCACAAATTATCGGAAGCTCTGATAAATGTGTTTTAGATAAAATTATCGCCTACAAAGAAGGTTTGAAACAAGCGGTATTAAAAGCTTCAGAAGGATTGAAATAA
- a CDS encoding ATP-binding protein, translating into MIFRDLAANLEAKLHKGKVVVLIGPRQVGKTTLINSILKDKEYLFLDGDDNTVAETLANANTEILKSIIGNYKYIFIDEVQRIPNIGLKLKIIVDQIKDVQVIVSGSSSLDINNATQEPLTGRKFEFHMFPISWKEFENSVGYIKAQQQLEIRLLYGMYPDVINNFGTEYEILKNLVSSYLYKDILALAGIRKSEVLEKILRALAMQVGSEVSYNEIAQLVGVDKNTVNNYIDLLEKSFVIFRLTSFSKNIRNEIKANKKIYFYDNGVLNMLIGNFNALDFRQDKGALWENFLVSERMKQLSYTQSLAKPYFWRTTTQQEIDYIEINADKISAFEFKWAPTKKAKLPKSFSDAYNPSFLVVNKDNFREFLK; encoded by the coding sequence ATGATTTTTAGAGATTTAGCAGCTAATTTGGAAGCAAAATTACACAAAGGGAAAGTTGTTGTGTTAATTGGCCCAAGACAAGTAGGAAAAACAACTTTAATTAATTCCATTTTAAAAGATAAAGAGTATTTGTTTTTGGATGGAGATGATAATACTGTTGCAGAAACTTTAGCAAATGCTAATACAGAAATTTTAAAAAGTATTATTGGTAATTATAAATATATTTTTATTGATGAGGTACAGCGTATTCCAAATATAGGTTTGAAGTTAAAAATTATAGTAGATCAAATAAAAGACGTACAAGTTATTGTTAGCGGATCTTCTTCTTTAGATATTAATAACGCTACGCAAGAGCCACTAACAGGTAGAAAATTCGAGTTTCATATGTTTCCCATTTCATGGAAGGAATTTGAAAATAGTGTGGGTTACATTAAAGCACAACAACAACTTGAAATTCGATTATTGTACGGAATGTATCCAGATGTAATTAATAATTTTGGTACTGAATATGAAATTTTGAAAAATTTGGTTTCGAGTTATTTGTACAAAGATATTTTAGCTTTGGCTGGTATAAGAAAATCAGAAGTTTTAGAGAAAATTTTACGTGCTCTCGCCATGCAAGTAGGAAGTGAAGTTAGCTACAACGAAATTGCTCAGTTGGTTGGAGTTGATAAAAACACTGTAAATAATTATATTGATTTGTTGGAAAAAAGTTTTGTTATTTTCCGTTTGACAAGTTTTTCAAAGAATATTCGAAACGAAATTAAAGCCAATAAAAAAATATACTTTTACGATAATGGTGTGCTGAATATGCTAATTGGAAATTTCAATGCTTTAGATTTCAGACAAGATAAAGGTGCTTTGTGGGAAAATTTTCTAGTTTCCGAACGAATGAAGCAATTGTCTTATACACAAAGTTTAGCAAAACCTTATTTTTGGAGAACCACAACCCAACAAGAAATAGATTATATAGAAATCAATGCAGATAAAATTAGTGCTTTTGAATTCAAATGGGCACCTACTAAAAAAGCTAAATTACCCAAATCTTTTTCCGATGCTTATAATCCAAGTTTTTTAGTGGTGAATAAGGATAATTTTAGGGAGTTTTTGAAGTAG
- a CDS encoding 5-(carboxyamino)imidazole ribonucleotide synthase: MNYFSSDFKLGILGGGQLGKMLLTETRKFDIQTLVLEPSEEAPARYSCNGFYKGSLMDFDTVYQFGKMVDLLTIEIENVNLDALDKLEAEGLPIYPSPKTLRLIQNKGKQKDYYVSNDIPTSPHQRFVDLNDLRNTLAKDELEFPFVWKCAQFGYDGNGVKICRSALDLVKLPDVECIAEEMVPFKNELAVIVARSVSGEVKTYPVVEMEFHPEANQVEYVICPARIDEKVAQKAKEVALKVSEAFNHVGLLAVEMFQTEDDEILVNEVAPRPHNSGHYSIEASYTSQFENHLRAILNLPLGNTDSKVAGIMVNLVGEEGYSGQVVYENIDKIMAIDGVTPHIYGKRETRPFRKMGHVTIVNENMTEARKIAEEVKNSIRVISSPLAPKGGI, encoded by the coding sequence ATGAATTATTTTTCTTCTGATTTTAAATTAGGAATTTTAGGAGGAGGTCAATTAGGAAAAATGCTTTTGACCGAAACTCGAAAATTTGACATCCAAACTTTAGTTTTAGAACCAAGCGAAGAAGCCCCAGCACGATACAGTTGCAACGGATTTTACAAAGGCAGTTTAATGGATTTTGATACGGTGTACCAATTTGGTAAAATGGTCGATTTGTTAACCATTGAAATTGAAAATGTAAATTTAGACGCTTTAGATAAATTGGAAGCAGAAGGATTACCAATTTACCCTTCGCCAAAAACCTTACGTTTGATTCAAAACAAAGGAAAACAAAAAGATTATTACGTTTCAAACGATATTCCTACTTCGCCACACCAACGATTTGTTGACTTAAACGATTTAAGAAATACCTTAGCTAAAGATGAATTAGAATTTCCATTCGTTTGGAAATGTGCACAATTTGGCTATGATGGAAATGGCGTTAAAATTTGTCGCTCAGCATTAGACTTGGTAAAATTACCCGATGTAGAATGTATTGCTGAAGAAATGGTTCCGTTCAAAAATGAATTAGCCGTAATTGTAGCGCGTTCTGTATCAGGAGAAGTGAAAACCTATCCAGTAGTAGAAATGGAATTTCATCCTGAAGCCAATCAAGTAGAATATGTAATTTGTCCAGCTAGAATTGATGAAAAAGTAGCCCAAAAAGCTAAAGAAGTTGCTTTAAAAGTTTCAGAAGCCTTCAATCATGTTGGATTATTAGCAGTGGAAATGTTTCAAACGGAAGACGATGAAATCTTAGTAAATGAAGTTGCTCCTCGCCCACACAATTCTGGACATTATTCAATTGAAGCGAGTTATACTTCGCAATTTGAAAATCATTTGCGTGCGATTTTAAACTTACCTTTAGGAAATACTGACAGTAAAGTTGCGGGAATTATGGTAAATTTGGTAGGCGAAGAAGGGTATTCTGGACAAGTAGTTTACGAAAACATAGATAAGATCATGGCAATCGATGGCGTAACACCACACATTTACGGAAAAAGAGAAACAAGACCTTTCCGAAAAATGGGACACGTTACGATCGTAAATGAAAATATGACAGAAGCAAGAAAAATTGCAGAGGAAGTTAAGAATTCAATTAGAGTAATTAGTAGCCCCCTAGCCCCCAAAGGGGGAATTTAA
- a CDS encoding M3 family metallopeptidase, whose translation MELFLKKFTTKYNTAPFSKINLSEYKEAFEKTIELAKKEIDSIVNNTEAPTFSNTIEALDYSGEQLDRLSSIFFNLNSAETCDEIQKIAQEVSPLLTAFSNDIALNEELFKRVKAVYDQKDALILTTEQATLLDKKFKGFSRNGALLNEEDKLKLREIDTELAKLKLTFGENVLAETNNYQLQITNEADLKGLPDGAKEMAATLAKSKNLEGWVFTLDFPSYLPFVTYVENRELRKEIAIAAGKKAFQDNEFDNKENVKRIVELRHKRANLLGYQSHSHFVLEERMAQNPEKVQSFLNDLLEKAKPAAQKEFAELTAFAKELDGIDQLEKWDGAYYSEKLKQKLFSLDDELLKPYFKLENVLNGAFTIAEKLFGITFKEVFDIDKYHEDVQTFEVLDFEGQLVAVFYSDFFPRKGKRNGAWMTSFKPQYIKDGINERPHVSIVCNFTPPTETKPSLLTFNEVTTLFHEFGHALHGMLANTTYPSLSGTSVYWDFVELPSQVMENWCYEPEALALFAKHYETGEIIPQHYVEKIKESASFLEGMATLRQLSFGILDMAYHGKSQTIADVKAFEKQAMEIASLYPDVVENCMSTSFSHIFQGGYSSGYYSYKWAEVLDADAFAYFQEKGIFNKEVATKFKDNVLSKGGTELPMELYKKFRGQEPKVEALLKRAGLI comes from the coding sequence ATGGAACTTTTTTTAAAAAAATTTACAACAAAATACAATACAGCCCCGTTTAGTAAGATAAATCTTTCAGAATATAAGGAAGCTTTTGAAAAAACTATTGAACTTGCAAAAAAAGAAATCGATAGCATAGTAAATAATACTGAGGCACCCACTTTTTCTAATACAATCGAAGCGTTAGATTATTCTGGAGAACAATTAGATCGATTATCGTCTATTTTTTTCAACTTAAATTCGGCTGAAACTTGCGATGAAATACAAAAAATTGCACAAGAAGTTTCGCCTTTACTTACGGCTTTTAGTAATGACATTGCTTTAAACGAAGAATTATTCAAAAGGGTTAAAGCCGTTTATGATCAAAAAGATGCTTTGATATTAACAACGGAACAAGCGACTTTATTAGACAAAAAATTCAAAGGTTTTTCTAGAAATGGAGCTTTACTGAATGAAGAAGACAAATTAAAACTTCGCGAGATTGATACCGAGTTAGCCAAACTAAAACTAACTTTTGGAGAAAATGTTTTGGCGGAAACCAATAACTACCAATTACAGATCACCAATGAAGCTGATTTGAAAGGGTTACCTGATGGCGCTAAAGAAATGGCAGCAACTTTGGCCAAATCGAAAAACTTAGAAGGTTGGGTTTTTACTTTAGATTTCCCAAGTTATTTACCTTTTGTAACGTATGTTGAAAATCGTGAATTGCGAAAAGAAATCGCAATCGCTGCTGGAAAAAAAGCATTTCAAGATAATGAATTCGATAACAAAGAAAACGTAAAACGAATTGTGGAATTACGTCATAAACGTGCGAATTTATTAGGCTACCAATCGCATTCGCATTTTGTTTTGGAAGAACGAATGGCGCAAAATCCAGAAAAAGTACAATCGTTTTTGAATGATTTATTAGAAAAAGCAAAACCTGCGGCTCAAAAAGAATTTGCTGAATTAACCGCTTTCGCAAAAGAATTAGACGGAATTGACCAATTAGAAAAATGGGACGGCGCCTATTATTCAGAAAAATTGAAACAAAAATTATTCAGTTTAGATGATGAGTTGTTGAAACCGTATTTCAAATTGGAAAATGTATTGAATGGTGCTTTCACGATTGCAGAAAAGTTATTTGGAATTACCTTCAAAGAAGTTTTTGATATTGACAAATACCACGAAGACGTGCAAACTTTTGAAGTATTAGATTTTGAAGGACAATTAGTAGCTGTTTTCTACTCGGATTTCTTCCCGAGAAAAGGAAAACGAAACGGCGCTTGGATGACATCCTTCAAACCACAATATATTAAGGACGGAATCAACGAACGACCACATGTTTCTATCGTTTGTAATTTCACACCACCAACAGAAACAAAACCATCTTTACTAACTTTTAACGAAGTAACGACATTGTTTCATGAGTTTGGACACGCGTTGCATGGCATGTTAGCGAATACAACTTATCCAAGTTTATCGGGAACTTCGGTGTATTGGGATTTTGTAGAATTACCGAGTCAAGTGATGGAAAACTGGTGTTACGAACCCGAAGCATTGGCTTTATTTGCAAAACATTACGAAACGGGTGAAATTATTCCGCAGCACTATGTAGAAAAAATCAAAGAAAGCGCGAGTTTCTTGGAAGGAATGGCAACATTACGTCAATTAAGTTTTGGAATTTTAGATATGGCGTATCATGGCAAATCACAAACTATTGCTGATGTAAAAGCCTTTGAAAAACAAGCAATGGAAATCGCATCATTATATCCAGATGTAGTAGAAAATTGCATGAGTACTTCTTTTTCTCACATTTTCCAAGGTGGCTATTCTTCGGGATATTACAGCTATAAATGGGCAGAAGTTTTAGATGCCGATGCATTTGCGTATTTCCAAGAAAAAGGAATTTTCAATAAAGAAGTCGCAACCAAATTCAAAGACAACGTACTTTCAAAAGGTGGCACCGAATTACCAATGGAATTGTATAAAAAATTCAGAGGTCAGGAACCGAAAGTTGAGGCTTTGTTGAAAAGAGCGGGGTTGATTTAG